The nucleotide window ACGTAACACTAATACTCGGCGAATACTTCATCCGGGTAACACCACAACCACCGCTCACCGGGTTGTGCCGAACTGATGACCGGATGCCCGGTTTCATGATAATGTGCCGTCATGTGTTTCATCGGCGAATCATCGCAGCATAAGGTTATACCGCAGGTTTGGCAGGTACGCAAATGCACCCAGGTGCCATGGTTTTTAATGCATATCTCGCAAACTAACTCATCAGCAACTTGCAGGGTGGTAAGGTCTTTAATGTGTTGACAGATATTTTGTTGTGCCATGGATAATTTTTTAAGATTAACAGTCAATCAAAACCTAACGTCATTGCGAGAAGTGAAACGACGTGGCAATCCCCGATGTACAGAGCGCTCCCGCATATCGGGGATTGCCACGCTATCGCTCGCAATGACGTATCGTTTATAAATCCGAATTACAATAGATCAAATCCTATATCTTTCCTAAACACCTTCCCATCGTAATAGATCCGGCTGGCATCGGCGGTGGCTTGCTGCAAGGCTTCAAACATGGTATCTTGAAGACTGGTTACCATTAACACACGGCCACCGGTGGCAATCACCTCGTCGCCTTGTGTGGCGGTACCCGCCTGGAAAACCAGCGAGCCGCGCATATTATCAAGCCCGGTAATTACCTGCCCCTTCATGTATTCGCCCGGGTAGCCACCGGCCACGCAGACTACAGTGGCAGCAGTTTTTGGCGATATCACCAATTCCTTTTCGTGCAGGTTGCCTTCAGCCACGCCTTGTAGCAAATCAACAAAATCGCTGTCAATACGGCGCATTACGCTCTCGGTTTCCGGGTCGCCCATGCGGGCGTTATATTCAATGGTGTAGGGTTCACCATCGCAATTCATCAGGCCAATAAATATAAACCCTTTATAAGGGATGCCTTCTTTCTTTAATCCTTCCACAGTAGGGATCACTATACGATCCTCCACCTTTTTCATAAACGCGGCATCAGCAAAGGGTACCGGCGAAACAGAACCCATACCACCGGTATTCAGCCCGGTATCGCCCTCGCCTATGCGTTTATAGTCTTTGGCTTCGGGTAGTATTTTATAGCTGTTGCCATCGGTCATCACAAAAACCGACAGTTCTATCCCCTGTAAAAATTGCTCAATAACTACCTTACTGCTGGCATCGCCAAATTTGGCTTCGTTCAGCATTTCTATTAATTCCTGTTGTGCTTCCTGCAAGCTAAGGCATATCAGTACGCCTTTACCGGCGGCCAAACCATCCGCTTTTAAAACGATGGGTAGACCAGCGGTGGCCAGGTATTCAAATCCTTCCTGCAAGGTATCGCGGGTAAACGTGCGCGATGCGGCCGTAGGTATACCGTGACGCTGCATAAACTGTTTGCTAAAATCCTTGCTACCCTCTAACTGGGCCCCCTCGGCCTGCGGACCAATCACCGGAATATGTTTGATGGCATCATCAGCCAAAAAGAAATCGTGTACACCCTTTACCAGCGGTTCTTCGGGGCCAACCAATACCAGGTCGATATGTTGATCGAGGCATAGTTGTTTTATCCCTTCAAAGTCGTTTACTCCAATATTTACGGTAGTACCATATTGCGATGTACCGGCATTACCGGGGGCAATAAAAAGTTTATCACATTTGGGGCTTTGGGCAATTTTCCAGGCAAAGGCGCTTTCCCTTCCGCCCGAACCGAGGATCAGGATATTCATAGTGAGGGCAAAGATAATATTAATGTGCAGATGTGCGGATGTGCAAATATGCAGATGAGGATATAATTTAGAAAATGTGCAGATACGAAGATGTGCAAATATGCAGATGAGGATATAATTTAGAAAATGTGCAGATACGAAGATGTGCAAATATGCAGATGAGGTATAATTTAGAAAA belongs to Mucilaginibacter boryungensis and includes:
- a CDS encoding UBP-type zinc finger domain-containing protein, with amino-acid sequence MAQQNICQHIKDLTTLQVADELVCEICIKNHGTWVHLRTCQTCGITLCCDDSPMKHMTAHYHETGHPVISSAQPGERWLWCYPDEVFAEY
- the purD gene encoding phosphoribosylamine--glycine ligase — translated: MNILILGSGGRESAFAWKIAQSPKCDKLFIAPGNAGTSQYGTTVNIGVNDFEGIKQLCLDQHIDLVLVGPEEPLVKGVHDFFLADDAIKHIPVIGPQAEGAQLEGSKDFSKQFMQRHGIPTAASRTFTRDTLQEGFEYLATAGLPIVLKADGLAAGKGVLICLSLQEAQQELIEMLNEAKFGDASSKVVIEQFLQGIELSVFVMTDGNSYKILPEAKDYKRIGEGDTGLNTGGMGSVSPVPFADAAFMKKVEDRIVIPTVEGLKKEGIPYKGFIFIGLMNCDGEPYTIEYNARMGDPETESVMRRIDSDFVDLLQGVAEGNLHEKELVISPKTAATVVCVAGGYPGEYMKGQVITGLDNMRGSLVFQAGTATQGDEVIATGGRVLMVTSLQDTMFEALQQATADASRIYYDGKVFRKDIGFDLL